One genomic region from Scomber scombrus chromosome 19, fScoSco1.1, whole genome shotgun sequence encodes:
- the grhl3 gene encoding grainyhead-like protein 3 homolog: MTKETETLGLVFQSENFNYNRYTNYIMDSWSYLENPIPEQNHSKPRLHPGDDLAALTMLYEQCKKDQKLTACNRNICKPTERTQTNTNELVSLETSANVMKILSESIPTSHPQDILGSKHHTSLPISAPTNSDTYTTLTSVVADTYDKQELNIIFDSLLQKWPENGPFPDASTETLPYSDPFPEDHSSPVYSGSYTASPPERYSNEFQFSLGAPSASPYKSNELPMVYLNKGQFYPITLQGVDSSACLTATKVKTVVMAVFENDKSPEMQLRLWNHWHARQPTVKQRVIDIADYKEVFSGISNIEEVAFNALSFIWNPNEEAKVYIGINSLSTDFSSQKGVKGLPLNIQIDTYDFSSGTNQLIHRAACQVKIFCDKGAERKMRDEDRKRSKRRGKNDANSESNKSLVTSSMGSDCTFFQILDDHITQPVLFIPETHLSSLQRMATPLDDIERNSLKRLYPDRDQNNSPPSKQLRKDDSQRILLYVRTGAEEVFDALMLNSPTLSSLREAISEKYGMQEDTIGKIYKKCKRGIFINMDDIIVEHYTNQSAFLIEMSEVVTGQFQVTLIEV; the protein is encoded by the exons ATGACCAAAGAGACTGA GACTCTGGGACTGGTCTTTCAGAGCGAGAACTTCAACTATAACCGTTACACAAACTACATCATGGACTCCTGGTCTTACCTGGAGAACCCTATCCCAGAGCAGAACCACTCCAAACCCAGACTCCACCCTGGAGATGACCTGGCAGCCTTAACCATGCTTTATGAGCAGTGCAAG AAAGATCAGAAGCTTACTGCCTGCAACCGCAACATCTGCAAACCAACAGAAAG GACTCAAACCAACACCAATGAGCTTGTTTCATTGGAGACATCCGCCAATGTCATGAAGATCCTCTCTGAGAGCATTCCCACCAGCCACCCCCAGGACATTTTGGGATCCAAGCATCACACCTCCCTGCCCATCTCTGCTCCCACCAACTCAGACACCTACACCACCCTGACCAGCGTGGTGGCAGACACTTACGACAAGCAGGAGCTCAACATCATCTTTGATTCTTTGCTGCAGAAGTGGCCAGAGAATGGGCCTTTCCCTGATGCCAGCACCGAG ACTCTTCCCTACAGCGACCCCTTCCCTGAGGATCATTCCAGCCCTGTCTACTCAGGCTCCTACACTGCCTCCCCACCAGAGAGATACAGCAATGAATTCCAGTTTTCCCTTGGTGCTCCATCTGCATCCCCTTACAAATCCAATGAGCTGCCCATGGTCTACCTTAACAAGGGGCAGTTTTACCCCATCACTCTCCAAGGAGTGGACAGCAGTGCTTGCCTCACTGCCACCAAAGTCAAG ACAGTCGTGATGGCTGTGTTTGAGAATGACAAGAGCCCAGAAATGCAGCTCCGCCTTTGGAATCACTGGCATGCCCGCCAACCAACTGTCAAGCAGAGGGTCATTGACATCG CGGACTACAAAGAAGTGTTCAGCGGCATTAGCAACATAGAAGAGGTGGCCTTTAATGCTCTCTCTTTTATTTGGAACCCGAATGAAGAGGCCAAG gTGTACATTGGCATCAACTCCCTGAGCACAGACTTTTCCTCACAGAAAGGGGTGAAAGGCCTGCCTCTAAACATCCAGATCGACACTTACGACTTCAGCTCGGGAACTAACCAGCTCATACACAGAGCAGCTTGCCAGGTCAAGATTTTCTGTGATAAG GGTGCAGAGAGGAAGATGCGTGATGAAGACAGGAAGAGAAgcaagaggagggggaaaaatgaTGCCAACAGTGAGT CCAACAAATCTTTAGTGACCAGCTCCATGGGCAGTGACTGTACCTTCTTCCAGATCCTGGATGATCACATCACCCAGCCCGTTCTCTTTATTCCAGAGACACACCTCTCCAGTTTACAGCGCATG GCCACTCCTCTGGACGACATCGAAAG GAATTCTCTTAAGAGGTTGTATCCAGACAGAGACCAGAACAACTCTCCACCCAGCAAGCAACTCCGCAAAGACGACTCACAGAgaa TTCTGCTGTACGTGAGGACAGGTGCTGAAGAGGTGTTTGATGCTCTCATGCTCAACTCGCCAACACTGTCAAGCCTACGGGAAGCT aTTTCAGAGAAGTATGGTATGCAAGAAGACACCATTGGGAAAATctacaaaaaatgcaaaagagg
- the nipal3 gene encoding NIPA-like protein 3 has product MLINESPLKANRMQNIRAVAGSYTDNLIGTLLAIFGNVLVSIALTIQKHSHVTLAGTKDPRAFYRTKTWWCGFLLTCLGEVANFVSYAFAPLALVAPLNAVSILASSILGLIFLREKSKPKDFIKHYGLSFLGCVLTVGGTYLFVAFGPNSHEKLKAENIVSHIVGWPVLLYLLLEIIMFCLLLYFYKQRSANYLVIILLLVALLGSVTVITVKAVSGMLVLTIEGNMQLNYPIFSVMFVCMVASVIFQARFLSQACKLYNSSMIASVNYVLSTIFAVTAGAVFYLEFKKEDVLHISMYLLGSAACFLGVFLITKNRKRTKTFEPYVTMNMANGVPTIHDKGLVVQPDFNGSFSYGALVNNDGVAPANLPVNLEQPSVSSRSIDPSHDLKKD; this is encoded by the exons ATGTTAATTAATGAATCGCCTCTGAAGGCTAACAGGATGCAAAACATCAGAGCTGTCGCAGGCTCCTACACG GACAATCTCATTGGGACTTTGCTTGCTATTTTTGGAAATGTACTTGTAAGCATCGCCTTAACTATTCAG aaacacagccACGTGACATTAGCAGGGACAAAAGACCCTCGTGCCTTCTACCGCACTAAAACCTGGTGGTGTGGTTTTCTACTGACCTGTCTTGGGGAGGTTGCCAACTTTGTCTCTTATGCCTTTGCACCCCTCGCTCTCGTAGCGCCTCTTAATGCTGTGTCTATCCTGG CAAGCTCAATTTTGGGCCTTATTTTTCTGCGCGAGAAATCTAAGCCAAAGGACTTCATAA AGCACTATGGGCTGTCCTTCCTGGGCTGTGTCCTTACCGTGGGAGGAACGTACCTCTTTGTAGCATTTGGACCAAACTCTCATGAGAAGCTGAAAGCAGAAAACATTGTGTCGCACATTGTAGGATGGCCGGTTCTCTTGTATCTG CTACTGGAGATTATCATGTTCTGCCTGCTTTTATACTTCTACAAACAACGTAGTGCTAACTACCTCGTTATTATTCTGCTGCTGGTTGCTCTACTTG GCTCTGTCACTGTTATAACAGTGAAGGCAGTGTCCGGCATGTTGGTTCTCACCATCGAAGGCAACATGCAGCTCAACTACCCGATCTTCAgtgtcatgtttgtgtgcatggtGGCTTCAGTGATCTTCCAAGCCAG ATTTCTGTCCCAAGCTTGTAAGCTGTACAACTCCTCTATGATCGCCAGTGTCAACTACGTACTGTCCACCATCTTTGCAGTGACAGCTG gagCTGTGTTTTACTTGGAGTTTAAAAAGGAAGATGTTCTTCACATCAGCATGTATTTGCTGGG ATCTGCAGCCTGTTTCCTGGGCGTTTTCCTCATCACcaaaaacaggaagaggacCAAGACCTTTGAACCTTATGTCACAATGAATATGGCTAACG GTGTCCCAACTATTCATGACAAGGGCCTGGTAGTTCAGCCAGACTTCAACGGTTCTTTCTCCTATGGTGCTCTGGTCAACAATGATGGAGTGGCTCCAGCTAATCTACCTGTAAACCTCGAACAACCGTCGGTCAGCTCCAGATCCATCGATCCATCTCATGACCTGAAGAAAGATTAG